The following proteins come from a genomic window of Marispirochaeta sp.:
- a CDS encoding TRAP transporter large permease, whose amino-acid sequence MTGLTMTLVFFGLTLFGIPIAYSLGFSSVLYLLSSDLPLSVLAHRLPNSLNSFPLVAVPVFIFAGSLMNTSGITDRLFNTARLMVGRRKGGLAHVNILASLIFSGISGAALADIGGLGKIEIKAMKDQGYDTGEAAAITAASATIGPIFPPSIPLIIFATVAEVSSIKLLIAGIVPALVVTGLLMIVVTIIAHIKDYPRDTLRPEKNDLRRVVVNALPALFAPVLLAGGLVSGWFSPTEVASVTVAYSLVLGVFVYREMSVKKLISMAKETIHSTGQILIVVACASVFAWILTIEQIPMKMATLLLSISKNPIILLLLINVLLLVIGMIMDTIAAILVLTPIIYPAMMMAGVDPIHLGIVVVFNLMIGLLTPPVGMSLYMVSVVSGQPVETIMKKILPYFIPLIIALLVVTLFPGISTFLPNIIFP is encoded by the coding sequence ATGACTGGTCTTACCATGACGCTTGTTTTTTTTGGTTTGACGTTGTTCGGTATTCCTATCGCCTATAGTTTGGGTTTTTCCTCTGTGTTGTATTTATTGTCCTCGGATCTTCCCTTGTCCGTTTTAGCTCATCGTTTACCGAACTCACTGAACTCGTTTCCTCTGGTTGCAGTTCCTGTATTCATTTTCGCAGGGAGTTTGATGAACACATCCGGTATAACTGACCGACTGTTCAATACGGCCCGTCTTATGGTCGGCAGGAGAAAAGGCGGTCTGGCCCATGTGAACATTCTTGCCAGTCTTATTTTTTCTGGAATCTCAGGTGCGGCATTGGCGGACATCGGAGGGCTAGGAAAAATAGAAATCAAGGCAATGAAAGACCAGGGATACGACACCGGCGAAGCTGCCGCCATTACTGCGGCTTCCGCTACAATAGGTCCGATCTTTCCTCCAAGCATTCCTTTGATAATCTTTGCAACTGTCGCGGAGGTTTCCAGCATCAAGCTGCTTATTGCAGGGATCGTTCCAGCCCTTGTAGTCACCGGGCTTTTGATGATTGTCGTAACTATTATTGCGCATATTAAGGATTATCCGCGGGATACGCTGCGTCCGGAAAAAAATGATTTGAGGAGAGTCGTTGTTAATGCCTTACCAGCTCTGTTTGCTCCTGTATTGCTTGCCGGTGGTCTTGTTTCGGGTTGGTTTAGTCCCACGGAAGTTGCGTCCGTAACAGTTGCATATTCCTTAGTGCTTGGGGTATTCGTGTATCGGGAAATGTCTGTAAAAAAACTTATTTCCATGGCGAAGGAGACGATTCATTCGACCGGACAGATCCTTATAGTGGTTGCTTGCGCATCTGTATTCGCCTGGATTCTCACTATTGAGCAGATTCCGATGAAAATGGCGACTCTGTTATTATCGATCTCAAAAAACCCGATCATTCTGCTGTTATTAATTAATGTTCTCCTCCTTGTAATCGGGATGATAATGGATACCATAGCGGCTATACTCGTGCTTACGCCGATAATTTACCCGGCTATGATGATGGCCGGCGTTGATCCAATACATCTGGGTATTGTTGTTGTTTTTAATCTTATGATTGGACTTCTTACGCCTCCAGTTGGAATGAGTCTGTACATGGTAAGTGTTGTTTCGG
- a CDS encoding TRAP transporter small permease subunit produces the protein MIAYVMEALISKGRLLMKKILAGVELVAVFLLLVLSGIVFLQVILRNFFETGFVWNEEFSRFLLLSIVLIAAPVVFYRNDHVRFDMLAMRFSERFRKIQSLLSVLVVIAFYSVYIISHFLLMKNSGNVLSPSLNLPNTIFFSAGLIGAILGVGAGIARFLRILFYGGRQ, from the coding sequence ATGATTGCATACGTAATGGAGGCGCTGATCTCAAAGGGGCGATTGTTAATGAAAAAGATCCTGGCAGGTGTTGAACTTGTGGCGGTTTTTCTTCTGTTGGTTTTATCTGGCATAGTTTTTCTCCAGGTTATTTTACGTAACTTCTTTGAGACGGGATTCGTCTGGAATGAAGAATTTTCGCGCTTTCTGCTGCTTTCGATTGTTCTGATTGCTGCTCCGGTAGTTTTTTACCGGAATGACCACGTTCGTTTCGATATGCTGGCTATGAGGTTTTCTGAAAGGTTCAGAAAGATACAATCCCTTCTTTCTGTTCTTGTTGTAATCGCCTTTTATAGTGTTTATATAATCAGTCATTTTTTGCTTATGAAAAACAGCGGAAATGTCCTTTCGCCCTCTTTGAATTTACCAAATACAATTTTCTTTTCCGCGGGACTGATCGGCGCAATTCTTGGTGTGGGAGCCGGAATCGCAAGGTTTTTACGCATCCTGTTCTATGGGGGGCGGCAATGA
- a CDS encoding TRAP transporter substrate-binding protein, translating into MKKIAVACLVMVLVTLAYGSGQEEGEVIKLRYAHMNSPESVAGKQAVYFAEMVKEKTGGEIIVEVYPSSQLGTIQEQAEMVSNGTVAFHHNTMAGIGSLYPDYAVLDTPFLYKSVDHLMRVTDVNSPVMKKLNDGAIAERNIRNIYNFFFGARQLTTNKAVYTPADLKGMKIRAIPFPIYMTAVEGMGAIATPIDWSEVPTALATGAADGQENPVGVIYANKLFDIQSHMMVTSHIMGAECVVMNEAVWKSLTESQKKAVMEAAEETAEWATAKTIESEQADIEKLKEVGMTVITADNGLQIDAFRESVTALVRERFDDKYGDLYSIIDTIK; encoded by the coding sequence ATGAAGAAAATTGCAGTAGCATGTCTTGTTATGGTGCTTGTTACGCTTGCCTACGGGAGCGGACAAGAGGAAGGAGAAGTCATTAAGTTGAGATATGCTCATATGAATTCTCCGGAGAGTGTCGCCGGTAAGCAGGCGGTGTATTTTGCCGAGATGGTTAAGGAGAAAACCGGCGGAGAAATAATTGTTGAAGTGTATCCGTCTTCCCAGCTCGGAACAATCCAGGAGCAGGCTGAAATGGTCAGCAATGGTACCGTTGCGTTTCATCACAACACAATGGCGGGCATAGGTTCTCTGTACCCGGATTATGCAGTGCTTGATACTCCGTTTTTGTACAAGAGTGTAGACCATCTTATGCGGGTAACCGATGTCAATTCACCTGTTATGAAAAAACTGAACGACGGTGCAATTGCAGAGCGAAACATCCGAAATATCTATAATTTCTTCTTTGGCGCTCGTCAGCTGACGACCAACAAAGCTGTATACACCCCGGCCGACCTCAAAGGTATGAAAATTCGGGCAATTCCTTTTCCTATCTATATGACGGCCGTCGAAGGTATGGGTGCAATCGCGACTCCTATAGACTGGTCTGAAGTGCCAACGGCTCTGGCGACGGGTGCAGCTGATGGACAGGAGAATCCTGTCGGCGTAATTTATGCAAATAAATTATTTGATATTCAGAGCCACATGATGGTTACATCCCATATTATGGGTGCTGAGTGTGTGGTGATGAACGAAGCCGTATGGAAGAGCTTAACTGAATCCCAGAAGAAAGCAGTTATGGAAGCCGCTGAAGAAACAGCAGAATGGGCGACTGCAAAGACCATAGAGTCGGAACAGGCGGATATCGAGAAGCTGAAAGAAGTCGGCATGACAGTTATCACTGCTGATAACGGATTGCAGATCGACGCCTTCAGAGAATCTGTAACCGCGCTTGTCCGTGAAAGATTCGATGACAAGTACGGTGATTTGTACAGTATAATCGACACTATTAAATAA
- a CDS encoding transketolase C-terminal domain-containing protein: MNQKSTRRAVTEGLFDVIENDKSIVLVSSDSAGVIKAQDFMEKYPSNFIEVGISEQAAMAISAGIASCGMTPVYVSYAVFATQRACEQLRNAVAYPGLNVKVIGANGGMGSGEREGVTHQGLEDLGITRTIPGITVLSPADAGQVRQAVRVMTEQIDGPVYLRIGSGRDPVFWTEDTPFEFGKCRTFFDEGEDLVIFGHGFVLPYIKEACKELSSRGISVRGVEVSTIKPLPVEEILDHLQSCKAALVVEDHNTIGGLGSAVCETSSAFCPRRVVRIGLDDRFSESGTPEELFEKYGITVQSIVEKAEKALSNITSIRS; the protein is encoded by the coding sequence ATGAATCAGAAAAGTACGCGAAGAGCTGTTACCGAAGGTCTGTTCGATGTGATTGAAAATGATAAGTCGATCGTCCTTGTCTCCTCTGACTCTGCCGGTGTAATCAAGGCGCAGGATTTCATGGAGAAGTATCCGTCAAATTTTATTGAAGTCGGAATCTCCGAGCAGGCGGCTATGGCAATTTCGGCGGGGATTGCATCATGCGGCATGACCCCCGTATATGTTTCCTATGCTGTATTTGCAACCCAGCGGGCGTGTGAGCAGTTACGTAACGCTGTAGCTTATCCGGGATTGAATGTAAAGGTAATCGGAGCTAATGGAGGAATGGGATCAGGAGAGCGCGAAGGCGTTACTCACCAGGGTCTTGAGGACCTTGGAATTACCCGGACCATCCCGGGAATCACGGTACTGTCGCCTGCCGATGCCGGGCAAGTCCGTCAAGCCGTGCGTGTTATGACGGAGCAGATCGACGGACCGGTGTATTTACGCATAGGAAGTGGACGTGATCCCGTTTTCTGGACGGAAGATACACCTTTCGAGTTCGGTAAGTGCCGTACTTTCTTCGATGAAGGAGAAGATCTGGTCATTTTCGGTCACGGCTTTGTACTTCCTTATATCAAAGAGGCATGCAAGGAACTCAGTTCCCGGGGCATAAGCGTCCGGGGAGTAGAAGTCTCAACGATTAAACCCTTACCTGTAGAAGAGATTCTGGATCACCTGCAAAGTTGTAAGGCAGCGCTTGTTGTGGAGGATCATAATACAATCGGTGGCCTGGGAAGCGCCGTCTGCGAAACTTCTTCTGCTTTCTGTCCCCGGAGGGTTGTTCGAATCGGACTTGATGACAGGTTCTCGGAATCGGGCACACCAGAAGAGCTCTTCGAAAAATACGGTATCACCGTACAATCCATAGTTGAAAAGGCCGAGAAGGCCTTGTCAAATATAACATCAATAAGGAGTTGA
- a CDS encoding transketolase, with translation MNDTGVPFTDTLRKTASLLRKDVLEMIYDVKDGHPGPAYSAAEIITALYFGGILNVRPDNPAWEYRDRFVLSKGHACPLLYAALMRRGFFPEKEKYSLRKINSRLQGHPDMVKTPGIDATTGPLGNGLAMGVGMAWALKHQKKNSRVYVLAGDGELQEGIVWEALQVAAKYSLDNLYILIDHNKRQSGGPVSEVSGILPLMEKFEAFRVACREIDGHDFDEIFSALRESEAEPRSSVIICNTVKGKGLDFMEDNNSWHKRVPTEEEFANGIHQLEGTD, from the coding sequence ATGAATGACACTGGAGTCCCATTCACCGATACGCTGCGTAAAACTGCATCGCTTCTACGAAAAGATGTTCTTGAGATGATCTATGATGTAAAAGACGGACATCCTGGTCCGGCCTACTCTGCCGCAGAAATAATAACAGCTCTCTATTTTGGTGGGATTCTCAATGTTCGTCCAGATAATCCCGCCTGGGAGTATCGTGATCGCTTTGTTTTATCAAAAGGTCATGCATGTCCTCTTCTTTACGCGGCGCTTATGCGCCGAGGGTTCTTTCCGGAAAAGGAGAAATATTCTCTTAGGAAAATTAATTCCAGACTTCAGGGGCATCCGGATATGGTGAAAACCCCGGGAATCGATGCAACTACAGGACCGCTTGGTAATGGTCTTGCAATGGGAGTCGGGATGGCCTGGGCGTTGAAGCACCAAAAGAAAAATAGCAGAGTATACGTACTTGCCGGAGATGGAGAACTTCAGGAGGGAATTGTGTGGGAAGCCCTCCAGGTGGCGGCCAAGTATTCATTGGATAACCTGTATATTCTTATTGATCATAATAAACGACAAAGTGGCGGTCCGGTATCAGAGGTCAGCGGTATTCTCCCTTTAATGGAAAAATTTGAAGCCTTCCGCGTTGCTTGCAGGGAAATAGACGGGCATGATTTTGATGAGATTTTCTCGGCTCTCCGAGAGTCTGAAGCTGAGCCCCGCTCTTCAGTTATTATCTGCAATACCGTCAAGGGTAAAGGGTTGGATTTTATGGAAGACAATAATTCCTGGCACAAACGTGTTCCCACCGAGGAAGAGTTCGCCAACGGAATACACCAACTGGAGGGGACTGATTAA
- a CDS encoding aspartate/glutamate racemase family protein: MTLVTGAALVDPLKKMAQEVLKNVRVISILDDSLIADVIEAGKMTPAVLERIHQYCHIGAGMEVDVILETCSSVGESVDYLQPFFDIPVLRIDRPMVEQAVDTAQTIGVLATLPTTLNPTMELIKQVAEEKGKKVEIVNGLADGAFKALTEGDPARHDQLLSETAKQVSDSCDVIVLAQGSMARMEAALRESTGIPVLSSLKSGLEAIRRYMK; encoded by the coding sequence ATGACACTGGTGACCGGTGCAGCTCTTGTTGATCCGTTGAAAAAGATGGCACAAGAGGTGTTAAAGAATGTACGGGTAATTAGTATCCTGGATGACAGCCTGATCGCGGATGTAATAGAGGCGGGAAAAATGACGCCTGCTGTGCTGGAGCGAATACATCAGTATTGTCATATCGGCGCCGGGATGGAAGTTGATGTTATTCTTGAAACGTGCTCTTCCGTGGGCGAGTCTGTAGACTATTTACAGCCGTTTTTTGATATACCTGTGCTGCGTATCGACAGGCCAATGGTTGAGCAGGCTGTGGATACGGCGCAGACCATAGGAGTTCTGGCGACACTTCCGACAACATTGAATCCAACAATGGAATTGATCAAACAAGTTGCGGAAGAAAAAGGGAAAAAAGTCGAAATAGTAAACGGTTTGGCCGATGGTGCATTCAAAGCATTGACCGAAGGAGATCCTGCACGTCACGATCAGCTTCTTTCTGAAACCGCTAAACAGGTTTCAGATTCGTGTGATGTTATTGTGCTGGCACAGGGTTCAATGGCCCGGATGGAGGCTGCTCTTCGAGAGAGTACTGGAATTCCCGTTTTAAGCAGCCTTAAATCCGGACTTGAAGCCATACGGAGGTACATGAAATGA
- a CDS encoding CBS domain-containing protein: MLIEALLKSKAVPGVITITGDTPVADAVTEMNKHHIGAVLVVNQEKQLLGILSERDILHHFTECSRGLSVKDIMTPRSRLIIGHTDDTIEYAMKVFTNNKVRHLPVLDGDCIIGIISIGDVLKAHLKSLEHDNKMLEDYVTGASFVID; this comes from the coding sequence ATGCTTATCGAAGCCCTGCTTAAGAGCAAAGCTGTTCCCGGTGTGATTACCATTACCGGGGATACTCCCGTCGCCGACGCTGTAACAGAAATGAACAAGCACCATATCGGGGCGGTATTGGTAGTGAATCAGGAGAAACAGCTTTTGGGTATCCTGTCAGAACGGGATATACTGCACCACTTTACCGAGTGCAGCAGAGGATTGTCAGTTAAAGATATCATGACCCCCAGGTCCAGGCTGATTATCGGCCACACCGACGACACCATCGAGTACGCCATGAAAGTGTTCACAAACAACAAGGTACGCCATCTGCCTGTACTCGACGGAGACTGCATAATCGGCATTATTTCTATTGGAGACGTACTTAAGGCACATTTAAAAAGCCTGGAACACGATAACAAAATGCTCGAGGATTACGTAACGGGAGCCTCATTTGTAATCGATTAG
- the sbcB gene encoding exodeoxyribonuclease I: MASIYWYDLETFGRNPFYDRIAQFAGLRTDDVFEPVGSPQVYYCRLSPDYLPDPGACMITGITPQEVQSKGMPEAEFVHNILQEFSKPGTCVTGYNSIRFDDEFIRNALYRNFYDPYEREYQDGNSRWDILDLLRTAHDLRPEGITWVRKEDGKPDFTLETLAAANRIEHEHAHDALSDVYATIGLARLVHGKQPRLFRYLFRLRKKQEVWKHIDLYKQTPFLHTSGMFTSPYGCTSLVMPLTVDPNNGNCVLCYDLRYDPRPLIELTTDEVRRQIFTPSKELSGDRIHIKGIHVNRGPSISPVKMLDEKSAGRLGIDLDTCRENYRLLRDAGDLLQKVRQVYTIDRPQEETRDPDLQIYSGGFFKDSDREGFQQIHAAKPEDLPELQRKWEDPRIPEMLWRYIFRNYPDVMPESEQRKWKSFCASRILIPSASEAVRLPEFRKKLAACREDKTLPPRRKIIVGELEAWARQLEGELLS; this comes from the coding sequence ATGGCAAGCATCTACTGGTACGATCTGGAAACCTTTGGCAGAAACCCCTTCTATGACCGCATTGCCCAGTTCGCGGGGCTCAGAACAGACGACGTCTTTGAGCCTGTCGGTTCGCCCCAAGTCTATTACTGCCGACTCTCCCCGGATTACCTTCCGGACCCTGGAGCCTGCATGATTACCGGCATTACCCCCCAGGAAGTGCAGTCAAAAGGCATGCCGGAAGCAGAGTTTGTTCATAATATTCTACAAGAGTTCTCCAAACCCGGAACCTGTGTTACAGGCTACAATTCAATCCGCTTCGATGACGAGTTTATCCGCAATGCCCTGTACAGGAATTTCTACGACCCGTATGAACGGGAGTATCAGGACGGTAATTCCCGCTGGGACATACTTGATCTGCTGCGAACAGCTCACGATCTGCGTCCCGAGGGGATCACCTGGGTTCGAAAGGAAGACGGCAAACCGGATTTTACCCTGGAGACCCTTGCCGCAGCCAATAGAATAGAACATGAACACGCCCACGACGCCCTCAGCGACGTATACGCTACCATTGGACTGGCCCGGCTGGTACATGGAAAACAGCCCAGGCTCTTTCGGTATCTTTTCCGTTTACGTAAAAAACAGGAGGTATGGAAACATATCGACCTGTACAAGCAGACTCCCTTTCTGCATACATCGGGAATGTTCACCTCCCCTTACGGCTGCACAAGCCTTGTAATGCCCCTGACTGTCGATCCGAATAACGGAAACTGCGTTCTCTGCTATGACCTCCGTTACGACCCGCGTCCCCTGATCGAACTGACCACCGACGAGGTCCGCAGGCAAATATTTACCCCGTCCAAAGAGCTTTCCGGAGACCGTATCCACATAAAGGGGATTCATGTTAACCGTGGGCCGTCAATTTCACCGGTAAAAATGCTGGATGAAAAATCTGCCGGCCGTCTTGGAATCGACCTGGATACCTGCCGTGAAAACTACCGACTCCTCCGGGATGCGGGAGACCTGCTGCAAAAGGTCCGGCAGGTATATACCATCGATAGGCCCCAGGAGGAGACTCGGGATCCGGACCTTCAAATCTACTCCGGAGGCTTTTTCAAGGACAGCGACAGAGAGGGTTTCCAGCAGATCCACGCGGCGAAACCGGAAGACCTGCCTGAGCTGCAGCGTAAATGGGAGGACCCGCGAATACCGGAAATGCTGTGGCGCTATATCTTTCGTAACTACCCGGATGTTATGCCGGAGAGTGAACAGAGGAAGTGGAAAAGCTTCTGCGCCTCCAGAATACTGATTCCTTCTGCTTCAGAAGCAGTCAGGCTGCCGGAGTTCCGCAAGAAGCTGGCCGCCTGCCGGGAGGACAAAACCCTGCCTCCCCGCAGGAAAATCATCGTTGGCGAACTGGAAGCCTGGGCCCGGCAGCTTGAAGGTGAACTGCTTTCGTAA